In Terriglobus aquaticus, the genomic window GGCGGTCCTACTCGCACTCACGTTCGCTCGCGAAAGCTCAACTAGCCTGGCGGTCGCGCGGCTCCAACCTCTGCGTAGCCTCCACCTGGTCTTCATCGCCCTTTTCCCAGCGGCCGCAGCCTTCCTCCAATCGCGCCTGAAGAGCCTGCCCCAGGCTGCCCTTCCCATCCTTGCCTGCGCTGCCCTGGGCGCGTCCACCTTTGCCATGCAGCGCTCGCTGTATCCGCACACCGCGCACATGGAATGGCCCGGATTACCGCCCTCCAACCCTTGGCAGGCCGCCTTCGCCTGGTGCCGTGACCACCTGCCCACCCCTGCCCTCGTCGCCCTCGACAGCAACTACATCAACTACCCCGGCGAAGACAGCCACGGCTTCCGCGCCGTCGCCCTGCACTCCACCCCTCCGGATAACGTGAAAGATGCCGGTATCGCCGCCGTCCTCCCCGGGCTCACCCCCTCCTGGCAAGCGGGCGTCGCCGCCACCACCGGCCTGAACACCGCATCGGACACCGAACGCCGCCAGCGGCTCCTGCCTCTTGGCGTAACCTGGATCGTTCTTCCGGCCGCGATGCCAACGGCTCTCACCTGCCCATACCGCAACGCGGCCGCGCAGGTCTGCGAGCTCCGCTAACCCGCTCCGACCCATACGAACCGGCGTCTTTTGACAGCCCGCACTCGCGCCGCGCCACCAAGACAGTCGCCGGTGCGCGGCACACACCCGCATCTCACCATCGTGAGCTCGCTCACCTGAGGACCCGACCCATGCCGGATGCAACACCCGAAGCAAACCCCACCTCGCAGACTTTCTCGCCGTCCGCCCTGCGCGGAAAGACCGCCGTGGTCACCGGCGCGGCTCGTGGCATCGGCCGCGCCGCCGCCATCGCCCTTGCAGCCGCCGGCGCAAACGTCGCCGGAATCGACCTTGCGACCACGGTGGACCCGCGTTCCGGCGTTACCCCATCGACCCCCGACGAACTAACCCAAACCGGCAATCTGGTCCAGGCCAAAGGTGTTCAGTGGCACCAAACTATCCTGGATCAGCGCGACCGCTCCGCCGTCCGGCGGGCCGCCAGCGAGATCGAATCCGCTTTCGGCAAAGTAGACATTCTCTTTGCCAACGCCGGCATCCAGCAGTTCCACCCGTTGCTGGAGATGACCGACGACGACTGGGACATCACCATCGACACCAATCTGACCGGCACCGCGAACGTCCTGCGCGCATTCGCCCCTGGCATGGTGCGGCACAAATCCGGGCGCATCATAATCACCACCTCGACACAGGGCGAGCACGGAACGCTCAACGGCTCCGCCTACTCCTCGTCCAAGTTCGCCCTGATCGGCCTTATGAAGTCCGCCGCCCTCGAACTCGGCAAGCACGGCATCACCGTCAACTGCCTGGTTCCGGGGCTCATCGACACCCCGCTCACCCGCCACGAGGAGCGCTACGCCCAGGCACTCGAAAAGTCCGGCAAGACCCCGACCGGGAATGTCGAGGAAGACGAGAAGGCGGCAAAAGAAGGCCTCACCAAGAGCTCGCCTCTCCGCGTGCCCTGGATCGATCCGGACGACATCGCACCGACGGTTGTCTTTCTCGCGTCCGAAGCAGCGCGCATGATCTCCGGCGCCAGCTTCGCCGTTACCGCAGGAGACAGCGCCAACAACCTGGCTTAACGTCGTCGGGGCGGATGCTCATCGCATCCGCCCCGCATTCATCCTTCCCGATCGACTGACTCGACTGTCTCTACGGAACCCGCAGCGGCCTCAACCCGTTCGATGGGAAGAGCCCGGTCGGGTAATCGTCCGTCGGATACTGCGACTTGAAGAGGTAGCGCAGGAAGATCGTCGGCTGCACCAGCGTGTAGTTGTTGGTGTTGTTCGCCTCCAGCGCCAGCCCCGCATACCAGTGATCCGTCACGCGGTAAGACGCCTCGCCCGTAATGCTGAAGTTCGCTCCCGTTCCCGTGTTCAGCGGCTGGTACGCGGTCGCACAGTTCCGCTGCTGCAGCGACAGCACCGTGCAGCCTTGCAGCGCCGCGGTTTGCAGCGCCGCATCTTCCGGCAGCGGGAAGTACGGATCGTTGTTCTCGTGGAACGTCTGCACACCGACGGCCGCCTGCGCAACGTAGTGCCACGCGTTCCCCGAGTGCCCTGTAAACGTCACCGGCACCGTCCCCAGGATGTACACATCCGGACTGAAGTACCCGCCCAGGCCATACGACGTCGCACGCTCGTTGTGGTCGAAATGCGCCGCAAAGAGGCTTCCACCCACGTTGAGCGTTCCGATGCCCGGGAACGTGTGTACCCGGAAGTACGCTCCACCCGTACCCTCGATACGCCGGTTCTCCAGCACATGGAAGCCGGTCAGTGTCGCGTAATCCGCGCTGGCGTACAGCCCGGCACGCTCATTACCTTGATCCAGCCGAACGCCGCCACCGGTTGCGATTACACCGCCCCAGATATTGCCTGTGTTCGAGAAGCCGATGGACCCGGGATCGCGTAGACCGGCGTACGAAAGCTGCGTATCCTTCACCGGCTGCCGCTCGGCATAGAACGAGATCGGCCCACCCGCCGGACGGTACCGGAAGCGGCCCGTGATGTTCGACACAAGGAACTCGTACGGCGTGTACCCGACCGCCAGGCCGAAGTTCTGCGTCGTCATCTGGATTTCACCACCCACACCCGACGCATATTGCGGAGAAGGCGTGTTCGTCGCCGCAGCCGACAGCGATCCCAGGTACGGCACAAATCCGGTGGTGTACCGCGTCGCATCTACGGTTCCACTGCTTAGGAAAACACCCGTCGGAACGATCGTGAACCGAGCCGACTTGCCGGCCACCACGCTTGCCTCAAACGGCAGCTCGAAGTCGTACAACCGATTCAGGCCGGGGTCGCCGCTGCGCGTCCGCACATAGGAGTTGCCGCCCACCCATCCGCTGTAACTCGCCTCCAGCTGTGCCAGGTCAAGCTCTTCCTGTTGGCGCTGCGTCAGTGGCGGCCCGCCATCCGCACCCGCCGTCGTATCGGGCAGGCTATAGCTGCCGCGCAGTGGCGGCACGTTCCGCGCCACCAGTTGGGCATCCGTGGGCGCGGTCTGTCCGTTGTTGTAGGGCGGCAGATCCGGGTACGGCTGCGACGAAAGCGCTGACGGCACGGCCGGATAGAAGATCGGAGGCGCTCCCGGACCAAACGCCGCCACTGAGCTGGGCTGCCGGCGCGCCGTCGATCTCCGCCGGGCCGTTGTGGTCGTCCCCCGGGTCGGCCTCGGATACTGCTGCCCAAACCTGCCGTTATCCGGCGCCTGCGGGAACTGTGTCGTCACCGTGCGCGAGCTGTTCCCATTCGCCGACGAACTCGCCGCCGGGTAGCTCGTCGACACATCACTGGGCGCAGTGTTCGTGGGCGCGGTCGCGGGCAGGCGCGACGGCCGGGCCGTCTGCCCAGCGGCGGGCGCCAGCGATCCATACTGCGCCTGGTGCGCATCGCTCAGGTCTTCAGCCGAATCTGCTTCGGGAGGTCCCTGCACGATCTCCGGCTCCGACTGGCGGCGGCGCACCTCCGCAGCCTCTGCTGCGTCGTCCTGATCGTGATGCACTTTACCGCGCCGTGTCGTCTTCGCATTGTGCAGCGGCACCAGCTTGCCCTGCGCCGTCGGAAAATCCGTGATGATCGTCTGGCTCGGCAGATCGACCGTGCTCGCGTTGTACGACACCGCGGGGGATCCCTGCTGGGTGGGCGGAACATACGGCACGTACGGCCCGTACACCTCACCGTTCCCGAACTGCCCGGTCTGCGCTCCCTCAGGATGTGCAGCCTCTACCCGGGCAACAACTTCCGTCAGCCCATCGCCGGTCGCGGGGGAACCCGCCGCCGTCGCCGACGCCACCGCTCGCCGGATCTGCTCCTGCTCGTCTGCCCGCTGTGCCGCCACGTAAACATCCGGCGCGGCGTTGCCACTCGGCTTCGCATCCGCGGGAATGTCCGTCTCCGACATACCGGGGTACCCCATCGTGGAACCCACCGCGGGGTTCGACAGGTTCGTCGCCGGAGGAGCATAACTGCCTTGCGGGATCACATAGGGATCGCCGCCGTTCGCAGCCGGCGGTTGATAGTTACCCAGCGTCGATCGAGTCCTCGATCCATTTGCTCCGCCGCCCGGGTTGCGCATGTACTGCGGAACCGCGGGCGCACTTGCCTGCCCTCCGCCGCTGCCGACCTGAACCGGCGCCGGCCCGTACGCATTGCTGTAGCTGGGAAGATACGGCCTCGGTGCGGGCAATGCGGCCGCGCCCATGCCCGTCGGATCGCTGCCCGGTGCAAGTAGGGTCGCCAGGTCCTGCGGCTGGTTAGCCGACGGCAGCGCCCGAGGGTTCAACGGCATCGGCGCATTCAGAATGTTCGCCAACTCCGTTCCTGGATCTGGTGGCGGCAGCGCCGCCAACGACGCCTTGTAGTAGTCCGCCGCGCGCCCACTGTCTCCGCGAGCCTGCTCAAACTTGGCCGCCAGGTTCAGCATTTCGCCGTCTTTCGGGTATTGGTTCAGCCCGAAGCGAAGCCACGTCTCCGCGGCCTTCATGTCGTTCGCCGCAAGCGCGGCACCCACCGCCGTCTTGTAATCCGAAGCCGATGCCGAGGTCATATCCCCCGACTTGAAGATTGCAACCGCCTCTTTCGGCAGCCCCGCCCTCTGGTACCCACCGGCCAGCGCGCGAATTACTGCCGGATTATCCGGAAACGTCTTCGCCGCCGCATTCAGGATCTGCAGCGCCCGTTTGCCATTGCCCGCCGCGCTTGCCTGGTTGGCGCGCCGCACCGCCCAGCTTGCCCAGATGGTCTGCACCGTACGACGCTGATCGTCCGACAGGTCCTGCCGGCTGCCCAGCACCAGCAGCTGGCGGTACAGGCCCGTATCGTTGTTGCCGTTGAACAGCAGCCACGCGTTCTGAATGTCGATGTCCGCAGGCGGCATGGTGTGTTGCGCCGCGTAGTGCTGCTGCACCCGGTTCAGAAACAGCATCGCCTGCCGAGGCTGGCCAAGTCCGTTGTAGATTTGGCCAACCGTCTGCAGGTAATCCACGCTCTGCTCCAGTTGCTTGCGAACTTCGGGCGGAATCTGCTGAATCTGCGCCAGCGCCTCCTGGTCGCGACCCGAGCTGTGCAGCGTCGTCAGCAACCCGCGCCACGCGTCCACGCGGTCCGGGTTCTGGCTCAGCACGCGCTGGTAGATCGGGTAAGCCCGTGCCGGATCGTTCCGCTGCAGGTAAAGCCCGGCCAACTGCAGCTGCAGCGGCACCGGAACCAGTTGACCCGTCGTGTTCTGCTGCGCAATCGCATTTTCCAGCAGGCCCTGCGCCAGGTCGTACTTGTTGTTGCTCTGGTACACCGCCGCCACGGCGCTCAGGAATCCCGGATCCCGCAGCGCCTGGTCGTACACGCTCGGCGGCATGCTCTCCACCGTCTGCAGCGCAAGCTGGTCGTTGTGCATGGCATGCTCGGCATTCACCAGGCCCTGCCACGCCAGCACGTTGTTCGGGTCCTCCGCCAACACCTGCCGATACAGCCCGCTGGCTTGTTCAATGCGGTTCGCCTGCAGCAACAGGCTGGCGTACTGCAGCTCCGTTTCCGCCTTCACGCCCTTGGCCTCTGCCGGAAACGGCAGGTCCAGGGCCGACCGCAGCACCCGCTGGGCGTCGGCATCGCGGCCCACCGCGGAATACGCCGAAGCCAGCGTCCGCAGGTACTCCGGATCCCGCATCAACTGCGCGCGAATGCTCGCCGGAATGCGCCGCTCGGTTCCCAGCGCTGCTGCCGCGTCTCCCGCCTGGTACTGCGCCATGAACAGCGAGCGCCACGACTCCGCCCCCGGCTTCACCTTCACAAACTGCTCAAAGTACGGAACCGCCGCCTGCGCCTGCCCCGCCTTCATCAGCGTTCCACCCAGACCCTGCAAAGCCTCGGGGCTGGTTGGCCGCATCTGCAGCGCCTGCTGATACTTCTGCTCGGCTGTAGCCAGGTCATTCTCGTTCAGCGCCACGCCGCCCTCGCTCAGCGTGTAGTAGAAGCGCGAGGTCTCGAGGTTCTTGTCCAGCCCGGGGTCCTTCGCCCCGTTCTCTTTGGCCTGCTCCAGGAACGAGATCGCCCCGCCAAAGTTCTGCTGGTTCATGCGAAGGTAGCCCATCCCCGCCAGGGCACGCGCATTCTGCGGGTCCTTCGCCAGGATCGCCTTGAACCGGCTCTCCGCGTCGTCAAACCGCTTGCCGTTCAACGCCGAATACGCCGCCGCCAGCTCCGTGCCTTCGGCGCGCTCTTCCAGCGTCTCTTCGCTTACCACGGCCGATCCCGCACCTGCAGAACTCCGCCGCGCCGCAGCCGCCGAACGCGCTGCCTGCGCCTGCGTGTTGCGCAAAGCCTCTTCCAGTTGCGGATCCTTGTGCTTCTGCAGGTACGCCCGCAAATCCGCTGCCGCGGCCGGGTTCTGCGAATCCCAAACCAGCGACTGCCGCAGCGCCTGCATCGCTTCCGGGTTGTTCGGATGACGCTCCAGGTACCGGCGCCCCTCCGACCGTGTCGACGGGTTGTAGGTCAGAATGCGACCCAGCGCAATCTGGTACCGCGAATCCTGCGGAAACCGATCGATCAGCGACCGGAACCCTGCAATCGCGTGCGGTCGCCCGTCTTCTGTCGCCGCTTCCGTCTGGTAATACGCCAGGGCCCAGTCGCCCGGCGGCGGCTGCGTTCCAAATACCTGGCGATAGATGTTCATTGCCTGGGCGTAGTTCCCCTGCTCGGCCAGCTTGCCCGCCCGCTGCAGCGCCGCAAGCTGGTTCGGCTGTGCCTGCGCCGACTCCGCCCGCGCGATCCCCGGATCGTTCGGGTTGATCGCCCGCAACTTCTCCAGGTACGTATTCGCCAGCGTCGTGTTGCCGGACACCTTGGCCGCCCTGGCAAGCCCACCCAGCGCTTCCGTGTTCTTCGGATCCGCGAGCAGCACCTGCTGCCAGGTCTGCGCCGCCATGTCCATGCGGCCCCGCGTCTCCAGGGCGTGAGCCTTGTCAAGCAACGCCTGCGTCGCCGCGGCATTGCCCTGAGCCCGGACCGGCACCACCATACATGCACTCAGCGCCAGCGCAACGCCGAGGCATGCCACGGCCGGAATGTGTCCCATCTGTCTCATCGGTTCAGTCCAAGAGCCGCCAGGGCAGATTCTCCATCTCGCCGGTGCGGATCTTCGTCCGCCGGCGTAAAAGTTCCGGTGTAGCAGCATCTTACTGTCTGCCCCTCTTCCTGTGCATCAACGATCTTCGTTCTTGCAACTTATTTCTGAAATCTGCGCGTTAGCGCCACTTCAGCTTCAGGCGTCCGTTCCGGTCAAACCGGAAGCGGCCCTCCTTCCAGCCCTGGGCAAACAGCACCAGGTTCTGGTCGTAGTAGTCGCCGTTGTGCCCGTACAGGCCCGTCGCGGAATCCAGCGTGGCGTCCACGCGGTCCATCTGCGACTTCGCCGCCTTCTGCTCGCCCATGGCCAGCAGGTAGGGATACACCGCCGCCGAAAAGCCAACGGGGCTGTTCGCTTCCACCACGCTGCCGCTGTTGTCCACGCTGGCCGGAGGCGTTGCATTACCGGCCAAGTAATGCGCCATGCCAGGCATCGCTTGCAGGCTGTCGCTCACGCCCGGCGTATCCCGGTCGGCGATGCCCAGCCACAGATACACACGAATCGCGTCGTAGCTGCCCAGCGCCGGCGTGCCCGCCTTGCCCTGCGCCAGCACGTCCGGCGACGACGAAGGATGCACGCCGCCGGCATCGCCCGCCACCCAGTCCATCGCAAAACCCGACGGAGCGCCCTGCGACAGCACCACCGGCAGGTCTTCCAGCACGCTTGACCACGGCCCGCCAGGAAGCTGCTGCCGCAAACGCGCCACCACCTGCGGCGGCATATAGCTCGGGTTCAGCACCCATTTGTCCGGCGACGGGTGAAATCCCGTCGGTCCCGGAATCAGTACCGTTCCCAGACCCGGGATCAGCGAGATCTCGCTGTGCGACATCCTGTCTGCCAGCACCAGCCCCAGCTTGGTCAGCCGGTCGTCGTTCCACAGCCGGCCGGCCTCCAGGCAGTCATAGGCCAGCCACAGGTCTGCGTCTGCCGCGGAGTTCGAATCCAACTGTCTCCAGCTTCCGTCCTCCGCCTTGCCCCACTTCCACGCGGGCAGCCGCGCAGTCAGGTCGCCACCGGCCAGGTTGTCCTCGGTCCAGCGCAGCATCTGGTCAAAGCTCTTGCGATCGTTCACCACCAGAGCAAAGAACATGCCATAGGCCTGCCCTTCGCTGGTGGTCTTGTCGCCGCCGCTGTGATCGATAATGCGGCCGGAGCTGTCCAGGAAGCGCTCCCGGTAGTGCTGCCACAGAGGCCATTGCTGCTCTGCCCGGCAGCCCGCTTGGAAGGAGACCAGGCCTGCCACCACCGGCAGCAGCAGCGCCACCACCTGCGACCATTTGCGGCGCACGCCCCCGCCCCGCTCTGCCTTGACGCGCGAGCGGCGCTGCTCCCGAGGCTGTCTCAGGACCCAGGCCTCAGACGCAGGTCCGGTAGCCGTCGTTGTAACGGCGATCTCGTCTGCCATGGCCCTAGTCCTCGCCCTGCAGCCGCAGCCGTGCGCGACGCCGCAGCCACACCCGCAACAGTGCCGCCAGCAGGATCGAAGCCAGGAACACCATGATCACAACCGCCCACGGGTAGCGCGCAAAGAACAGCTTCAGGTTCGTCCAGAGGCCCAGCGACCCCACGTGGTAGTTGTCATTGCCAATGCGGTACGACGTGAACTGCGTCCCGTGCAGAACGCTAACCGACTGACCGATGTCCGACGACTGCGAAACGCGCAGAAACGTAGTCAGGAAGCTCGGGATCACCGCGCGATCGCGCAACGCGATCACCACCAGTGAACGCTCCGATCGTTGCGGCCACTCCAGCCCTTCGATCATCGCGTCCGGCAGACCGCCAGAGGTCTCCAACTGACCCGTCTGCACGTGGTCCGACGACCGTACCTTCCACCACGCGTTCCGCAACTGCGAGAAGAAGCCTTGCGTGTCCTGCACGCTCAGCCCGTTGCTCTGAATCTGCACGGGCAGGCGGCCGCTCAACGCATTCAGCGCAGGCTGATCCTCCACCGTTCCCAGAACCAGATAGTCCCGTTGACCGTCGCTCTTCAGGCCGTCCGGACCGGAAACGCTCACGTTGGTCACCGGGTATCCGGTCTGCGCTCCAAAGTGCCCCATCAAGGTCAGGTACAGCTCGATCTCATCCGCGCCCGGATTGTCGGGCAGCACCACCGTCGTCTCCGAGAGATCCTTCATGCGGGTAAACGGGTAGCCCGCGTTCGC contains:
- a CDS encoding SDR family NAD(P)-dependent oxidoreductase, whose product is MPDATPEANPTSQTFSPSALRGKTAVVTGAARGIGRAAAIALAAAGANVAGIDLATTVDPRSGVTPSTPDELTQTGNLVQAKGVQWHQTILDQRDRSAVRRAASEIESAFGKVDILFANAGIQQFHPLLEMTDDDWDITIDTNLTGTANVLRAFAPGMVRHKSGRIIITTSTQGEHGTLNGSAYSSSKFALIGLMKSAALELGKHGITVNCLVPGLIDTPLTRHEERYAQALEKSGKTPTGNVEEDEKAAKEGLTKSSPLRVPWIDPDDIAPTVVFLASEAARMISGASFAVTAGDSANNLA
- a CDS encoding cellulose synthase subunit BcsC-related outer membrane protein, which translates into the protein MRQMGHIPAVACLGVALALSACMVVPVRAQGNAAATQALLDKAHALETRGRMDMAAQTWQQVLLADPKNTEALGGLARAAKVSGNTTLANTYLEKLRAINPNDPGIARAESAQAQPNQLAALQRAGKLAEQGNYAQAMNIYRQVFGTQPPPGDWALAYYQTEAATEDGRPHAIAGFRSLIDRFPQDSRYQIALGRILTYNPSTRSEGRRYLERHPNNPEAMQALRQSLVWDSQNPAAAADLRAYLQKHKDPQLEEALRNTQAQAARSAAAARRSSAGAGSAVVSEETLEERAEGTELAAAYSALNGKRFDDAESRFKAILAKDPQNARALAGMGYLRMNQQNFGGAISFLEQAKENGAKDPGLDKNLETSRFYYTLSEGGVALNENDLATAEQKYQQALQMRPTSPEALQGLGGTLMKAGQAQAAVPYFEQFVKVKPGAESWRSLFMAQYQAGDAAAALGTERRIPASIRAQLMRDPEYLRTLASAYSAVGRDADAQRVLRSALDLPFPAEAKGVKAETELQYASLLLQANRIEQASGLYRQVLAEDPNNVLAWQGLVNAEHAMHNDQLALQTVESMPPSVYDQALRDPGFLSAVAAVYQSNNKYDLAQGLLENAIAQQNTTGQLVPVPLQLQLAGLYLQRNDPARAYPIYQRVLSQNPDRVDAWRGLLTTLHSSGRDQEALAQIQQIPPEVRKQLEQSVDYLQTVGQIYNGLGQPRQAMLFLNRVQQHYAAQHTMPPADIDIQNAWLLFNGNNDTGLYRQLLVLGSRQDLSDDQRRTVQTIWASWAVRRANQASAAGNGKRALQILNAAAKTFPDNPAVIRALAGGYQRAGLPKEAVAIFKSGDMTSASASDYKTAVGAALAANDMKAAETWLRFGLNQYPKDGEMLNLAAKFEQARGDSGRAADYYKASLAALPPPDPGTELANILNAPMPLNPRALPSANQPQDLATLLAPGSDPTGMGAAALPAPRPYLPSYSNAYGPAPVQVGSGGGQASAPAVPQYMRNPGGGANGSRTRSTLGNYQPPAANGGDPYVIPQGSYAPPATNLSNPAVGSTMGYPGMSETDIPADAKPSGNAAPDVYVAAQRADEQEQIRRAVASATAAGSPATGDGLTEVVARVEAAHPEGAQTGQFGNGEVYGPYVPYVPPTQQGSPAVSYNASTVDLPSQTIITDFPTAQGKLVPLHNAKTTRRGKVHHDQDDAAEAAEVRRRQSEPEIVQGPPEADSAEDLSDAHQAQYGSLAPAAGQTARPSRLPATAPTNTAPSDVSTSYPAASSSANGNSSRTVTTQFPQAPDNGRFGQQYPRPTRGTTTTARRRSTARRQPSSVAAFGPGAPPIFYPAVPSALSSQPYPDLPPYNNGQTAPTDAQLVARNVPPLRGSYSLPDTTAGADGGPPLTQRQQEELDLAQLEASYSGWVGGNSYVRTRSGDPGLNRLYDFELPFEASVVAGKSARFTIVPTGVFLSSGTVDATRYTTGFVPYLGSLSAAATNTPSPQYASGVGGEIQMTTQNFGLAVGYTPYEFLVSNITGRFRYRPAGGPISFYAERQPVKDTQLSYAGLRDPGSIGFSNTGNIWGGVIATGGGVRLDQGNERAGLYASADYATLTGFHVLENRRIEGTGGAYFRVHTFPGIGTLNVGGSLFAAHFDHNERATSYGLGGYFSPDVYILGTVPVTFTGHSGNAWHYVAQAAVGVQTFHENNDPYFPLPEDAALQTAALQGCTVLSLQQRNCATAYQPLNTGTGANFSITGEASYRVTDHWYAGLALEANNTNNYTLVQPTIFLRYLFKSQYPTDDYPTGLFPSNGLRPLRVP
- the bcsZ gene encoding cellulose synthase complex periplasmic endoglucanase BcsZ, with the protein product MADEIAVTTTATGPASEAWVLRQPREQRRSRVKAERGGGVRRKWSQVVALLLPVVAGLVSFQAGCRAEQQWPLWQHYRERFLDSSGRIIDHSGGDKTTSEGQAYGMFFALVVNDRKSFDQMLRWTEDNLAGGDLTARLPAWKWGKAEDGSWRQLDSNSAADADLWLAYDCLEAGRLWNDDRLTKLGLVLADRMSHSEISLIPGLGTVLIPGPTGFHPSPDKWVLNPSYMPPQVVARLRQQLPGGPWSSVLEDLPVVLSQGAPSGFAMDWVAGDAGGVHPSSSPDVLAQGKAGTPALGSYDAIRVYLWLGIADRDTPGVSDSLQAMPGMAHYLAGNATPPASVDNSGSVVEANSPVGFSAAVYPYLLAMGEQKAAKSQMDRVDATLDSATGLYGHNGDYYDQNLVLFAQGWKEGRFRFDRNGRLKLKWR